The stretch of DNA CTCGAACGCGAGGGCGAGGCACTCGCCACGCCCGGGGAGCGGCAGGTCGTGGTCGACGTTGACGACCGGGCGGTGGCGGTCATCGAGCTGACCGAGGTCACGGTGCGCCGGATGTCGGACGTCGACCTCCCATTCGCCAAAGACGAAGGAGAGGGATTCGAGACCGTTGCGGCGTGGCGAGACGCCCACGAGCGGTTCTTCGGGAGCTACCTGGATGAGATCCGGATCGGTCTGTCCGATCCGGAATGGCGGCTGACTGACGACACGCTCGTGGTGTGCGAGCGGTTCCGC from Chloroflexota bacterium encodes:
- a CDS encoding ASCH domain-containing protein; the encoded protein is MRKAEFGFPGTALRRELVDAILRGEKTATAGLLVDLEREGEALATPGERQVVVDVDDRAVAVIELTEVTVRRMSDVDLPFAKDEGEGFETVAAWRDAHERFFGSYLDEIRIGLSDPEWRLTDDTLVVCERFRVVERLAAP